Proteins encoded within one genomic window of Humulus lupulus chromosome 1, drHumLupu1.1, whole genome shotgun sequence:
- the LOC133818428 gene encoding uncharacterized protein LOC133818428, whose amino-acid sequence MTSIRTSSYSIEEDVHLCHVYLDISQNPIIGINQSRDQMWARVELAYHSRQFSSQPRPRRSLQNRMMTILAVVSKLRGCVNQIENKNPSGASQEDILNQMKMLLAQDPKYKRGFKFYHVWSILKDCEKFTNDNTNSPARFQQQGRSFNSPQSCSSGFESPTSTSTGMSSFDLNMNDEEVPINLSERPIGVKKAKGKQKSD is encoded by the exons ATGACTTCAATTCGAACTTCTTCATACTCAATTGAAGAAGATGTGCACTTGTGTCATGTGTATCTTGACATTTCTCAAAATCCAATCATAGGAATTAACCAATCCAGAGATCAgatgtgggcaagagttgaattAGCGTATCACTCTAGACAGTTTAGTAGTCAACCTCGACCGAGAAGATCTTTGCAAAATCGAATGATGACCATTCTTGCGGTAGTTTCAAAATTAAGGGGATGTGTTAaccaaattgaaaataaaaaccCAAGTGGTGCTTCACAAGAAGATATT TTAAATCAAATGAAGATGCTATTAGCACAAGATCCAAAGTACAAAAGAGGGTTCAAATTTTATCATGTGTGGTCCATTCTTAAAGATTGTGAGAAATTTACAAATGACAACACCAATTCACCAGCTAGATTCCAACAACAAGGTCGTAGTTTCAATTCCCCCCAATCTTGTTCTTCTGGCTTCGAATCACCGACATCGACATCCACTGGTATGAGTTCATTTGATCTTAATATGAATGATGAGGAAGTTCCTATTAATTTATCTGAAAGACCTATCGGTGTGAAAAAagcaaaaggaaaacaaaaaagtGATTAA